The following are encoded together in the Zygosaccharomyces rouxii strain CBS732 chromosome C complete sequence genome:
- the GEP7 gene encoding Gep7p (weakly similar to uniprot|P53171 Saccharomyces cerevisiae YGL057C Hypothetical ORF), whose amino-acid sequence MSQYRFPIRILTRFYTQASSRLPPKSLLIKQADRIRRSKDGQADGSKLMVSSLKDIASMFQANAETPEDEEREILNQQNYLRQQIESGELERLLQDKFNLDESISLMSTNLLVQQFPKLNAQQVELIQEAVSMDSNKHWNEIPQYMKQLQFYFAFGSHGPRLSIPFNSREKPLDFAFKIPSPVTTDGQTKIHKLKPSHLVNLHTITDQRSKIFQTTKLDPATRCILWSAILVSIVFGVQEWRLQQDPQAKITVLSNSV is encoded by the coding sequence ATGAGTCAGTACCGCTTTCCAATTCGCATCCTTACAAGATTCTATACACAAGCTTCTTCTCGATTACCGCCCAAATCTCTGCTGATTAAACAAGCAGATCGAATTAGAAGATCGAAAGATGGTCAAGCGGATGGATCCAAATTAATGGTATCTTCCCTAAAGGATATTGCATCCATGTTTCAAGCCAATGCAGAGACTCCTGAGGACGAGGAAcgtgaaattttaaaccaACAGAATTATTTAAGACAACAGATTGAATCAGGAGAATTAGAACGGTTGTTACAAGATAAATTTAATCTAGACGAATCTATTTCCCTTATGTCAACTAATCTTTTAGTTCAGCAATTTCCTAAATTAAACGCCCAACAAGTCGAACTAATTCAAGAGGCCGTCTCCATGGATTCTAATAAACATTGGAATGAAATTCCGCAATACATGAAGCAATTACAGTTCTATTTTGCATTTGGTTCACATGGACCTCGTTTGAGTATACCATTTAATTCCAGAGAAAAACCGCTAGATTTTGCATTCAAAATACCGTCTCCTGTAACCACCGATGGTCAAACTAAAATACACAAATTAAAGCCTTCTCATTTGGTTAATTTACACACAATCACAGATCAaagatcaaagattttCCAAACTACAAAGCTGGATCCCGCAACGAGATGCATACTTTGGTCAGCAATCCTAGTTTCTATAGTGTTCGGAGTGCAGGAATGGCGGCTTCAACAGGACCCTCAGGCCAAAATTACAGTTTTATCAAATTCCGTGTAA
- the OLE1 gene encoding stearoyl-CoA 9-desaturase (similar to uniprot|P21147 Saccharomyces cerevisiae YGL055W OLE1 Fatty acid desaturase required for monounsaturated fatty acid synthesis and for normal distribution of mitochondria), giving the protein MSSMEEVDLKQANILAAGANKKSVRIVNGLGSMMGSKSMVNVDFEKDSNMDYLLERDQQEKMKYSNRKHISEQPWTLNNWHKHINWLNMILTVVIPSIGWYFSLSGKVPLKLGTAVFAVFYYALGGASITAGYHRLWAHRSYSARWPLRLFFAIFGSASVEGSIKWWGHSHRIHHRYTDTTRDPYDARQGLWFSHMGWMLLKPNPKYRARADIEDLANDWIVRFQHRHYILMMAFTAFVLPTLACGYLFNDYLGGFIYAGIIKVFCIQQATFCINSLAHYLGDQPFDDKRTPRDNWITALVTFGEGYHNFHHEFPTDYRNAIKWYQYDPTKMIIYCCSLVGLSYDLKKFSQNAIQQALVQQQQKKLDKQRTKLNWGPPLTDLPVWDKQEYLNQCEGRKGLVVISGIVHDVSGYLTEHPGGETLLKAALGKDATKAFNGGVYRHSNAAHNVLATMRVAVVKEGEQQAIRFAARRGEVYSAKKAQ; this is encoded by the coding sequence ATGAGCTCAATGGAGGAGGTGGATTTGAAACAGGCCAACATCTTGGCAGCCGGTGCCAACAAGAAGTCTGTCCGTATTGTTAATGGACTGGGTTCAATGATGGgatcaaaatcaatggTTAACGTtgattttgagaaagatTCCAATATGGATTACCTGCTGGAAAGGGATCAGCAGGAAAAGATGAAGTATTCTAACCGTAAACATATTTCGGAACAGCCATGGACGCTAAACAACTGGCACAAACATATCAACTGGTTGAATATGATTCTTACTGTGGTAATTCCAAGTATTGGTTGGTACTTCTCACTAAGTGGTAAGGTACCTTTGAAGTTGGGTACTGCAGTCTTCGCGGTCTTCTACTACGCATTAGGTGGTGCTTCCATTACTGCAGGTTACCACAGACTGTGGGCACACAGATCTTATTCGGCCCGTTGGCCACTAAGGCTTTTCTTTGCTATCTTCGGTTCAGCAAGTGTGGAAGGTTCTATCAAATGGTGGGGTCACTCTCATAGAATTCACCACCGTTACACAGATACTACAAGAGACCCATATGATGCTCGTCAAGGTTTGTGGTTCTCTCACATGGGATGGATGCTTTTGAAACCTAATCCAAAGTACAGAGCAAGAGCAGATATTGAAGATTTGGCCAATGACTGGATTGTCAGATTCCAGCACAGACATTACATTTTGATGATGGCCTTCACAGCTTTTGTTCTTCCAACTCTAGCCTGTGGTTATCTATTTAACGATTATCTCGGTGGATTTATCTATGCTGGTATTATCAAGGTGTTTTGCATTCAACAGGCAACATTCTGtatcaattctttggcCCACTACTTAGGTGATCAACCATTTGACGATAAGAGAACTCCTCGTGATAACTGGATTACAGCTCTAGTCACATTTGGTGAAGGTTACCACAACTTCCACCACGAGTTCCCAACTGATTACAGAAATGCTATCAAGTGGTACCAATATGATCCAACTAAAATGATCATTTACTGTTGTTCATTAGTCGGATTGTCTTACGACTTAAAGAAATTCTCCCAAAACGCTATTCAGCAAGCTTTGgtgcaacaacaacaaaagaaattggacAAACAACGTACTAAGTTGAACTGGGGTCCACCATTAACAGATTTACCAGTATGGGATAAgcaagaatatttgaaccAATGCGAAGGTAGAAAGGGCTTAGTGGTCATCTCTGGTATCGTTCATGACGTTTCAGGTTATTTGACTGAGCACCCAGGTGGTGAGACCCTTTTGAAAGCTGCACTTGGTAAGGATGCTACTAAAGCGTTCAACGGTGGTGTTTACCGTCACTCTAATGCAGCTCACAACGTCTTGGCTACCATGAGGGTTGCAGTTGTTAAAGAAGGTGAGCAACAAGCCATCAGATTTGCAGCAAGAAGAGGTGAAGTCTACTCTGCCAAGAAGGCTCAGTAA
- a CDS encoding uncharacterized protein (similar to uniprot|P53172 Saccharomyces cerevisiae YGL056C SDS23 Spindle pole body protein and similar to YBR214W uniprot|P38314 Saccharomyces cerevisiae YBR214W SDS24 Nuclear protein with similarity to S. pombe Sds23, suppresses dis2 mutations), whose translation MSNGNGSGNGTGTGSSGNNVSRHASIVEMLSTPPQLPNQQQSGQIAPGQQSQEQEQEQQQQQHLGSQQQQQQQRLRRLSNAQPANPQTELRGGLTNASAMSPAPLGVNPNLGSLHSSTGSASSTSVNSLSSASRDNDSESVKMTPTTTQCLQNLHSQKWQHTPLSQLVEQNKLIFVSGSASVEEAFNLLMKHHLTSLPVEAYEGDMNCLTFDYNDLNSYLLLALNKIQVQNKEIQQDCQNGKPVPVGEMVKLTPKNPFYKLPETDSLSHVMGILGSGVHRVAITNPEMTKIKGILSQRRLIRHLWENARSFNNLEHLFNSSLQKLEIGMLNSHTKPTSRQSRVISIQGEEPLIMALYKMHMERISSIAVVDQQDNLIGNISVTDVKHVTRTSQYPLLHKSCRHFISIILNVRGLEMGKDSFPIFHVYPTSSLARTLAKLVATQSHRLWIVQPPDLPLDSAGHHEDHHSSGPTYMHSPIMSAIEDPPSPTPPTTNLFEKEYRTGKLIGVVSLTDILSLLARSQTEHKQVDPQSARRQRGSVYV comes from the coding sequence ATGTCGAATGGCAACGGTAGCGGTAATGGTACAGGTACTGGTTCAAGTGGTAATAACGTTTCCAGACATGCAAGCATCGTAGAAATGTTATCCACCCCTCCCCAACTCCCTAACCAACAACAATCTGGACAGATCGCTCCTGGCCAACAAtcacaagaacaagaacaagaacaacagcaacaacagcacCTAGGATcacagcagcagcagcagcagcagcgTCTACGGCGTTTATCTAATGCACAACCTGCAAATCCCCAGACAGAACTTCGTGGTGGGTTGACGAACGCTAGCGCGATGTCACCAGCTCCACTCGGTGTAAATCCTAATCTAGGTTCACTTCATTCTTCAACTGGCTCCGCATCGTCTACATCGGTCAATTCGTTATCATCCGCAAGCAGGGATAACGATAGTGAGTCTGTTAAGATGACCCCGACGACTACCCAAtgtcttcaaaatttacaTTCTCAAAAATGGCAACATACCCCCCTGTCACAGTTGGTAGAACAGAACAAACTAATCTTTGTATCTGGGTCTGCATCTGTGGAGGAAGCGTTTAACCTTTTGATGAAACATCATTTAACCTCTCTGCCGGTGGAAGCGTATGAAGGTGATATGAATTGTTTGACATTTGATTATAATGATTTGAATTCATATTTATTGTTGGCATTGAATAAGATTCAAGTACAAAATAAGGAGATTCAACAGGATTGTCAGAACGGTAAGCCTGTCCCCGTGGGGGAAATGGTTAAATTGACCCCAAAGAATCCTTTTTACAAGTTGCCAGAAACCGATTCTCTATCCCATGTGATGGGTATTCTGGGTTCCGGTGTACATCGTGTGGCCATCACTAACCCTGAGATGACAAAGATAAAGGGGATTCTTTCTCAAAGGCGTTTGATCAGGCATCTATGGGAAAATGCCAGATCATTTAATAATTTGGAGcatcttttcaactcttcCCTGCAGAAGTTGGAAATTGGTATGTTAAATTCTCATACGAAGCCTACTTCTAGACAGTCTAGGGTTATTTCGATTCAAGGCGAGGAACCTTTGATTATGGCGCTTTATAAAATGCACATGGAGagaatttcatcaattgcaGTTGTGGATCAACAGGATAACTTAATCGGTAACATTTCCGTCACTGACGTTAAGCATGTAACCCGTACTTCGCAATACCCATTATTGCACAAATCCTGTCGTCATTTTATTAGCATCATTCTAAATGTCAGAGGTCTGGAGATGGGTAAAGATTCTTTCCCCATCTTCCATGTGTATCCAACCAGTTCTCTGGCGAGAACGCTGGCTAAGTTGGTAGCAACTCAATCTCATAGATTGTGGATCGTTCAACCGCCAGATTTACCGCTAGATTCAGCTGGACACCATGAAGACCACCATTCAAGTGGTCCTACTTACATGCATTCTCCAATCATGTCAGCAATCGAGGATCCACCTTCTCCTACGCCTCCAACCACTAATTTATTCGAAAAGGAATATCGTACTGGTAAATTGATTGGTGTCGTTTCATTGACAGATATCCTAAGTCTTTTGGCAAGGAGTCAAACAGAACACAAACAGGTTGATCCTCAGAGTGCAAGAAGGCAGAGAGGTAGTGTCTATGTTTAA
- the MET8 gene encoding bifunctional precorrin-2 dehydrogenase/sirohydrochlorin ferrochelatase MET8 (similar to uniprot|P15807 Saccharomyces cerevisiae YBR213W MET8 Bifunctional dehydrogenase and ferrochelatase involved in the biosynthesis of siroheme also involved in the expression of PAPS reductase and sulfite reductase), with amino-acid sequence MAPKSLLLAHQLRNKNVLVIGAGDVALTRLKKLIPTGCKITIIGPEFNSELKEAYCSHCDPSTGIDDQWQVNGGVYRCIPEKFQDDYLSLYQDGVNSNWALILVCIPDGTISKHIYSLGKSKFGQQQLINVADDKPMCDVYFGANWEDESLQVLISSNGAGPRFTALLRDEIGQMLSELHLSKSVENLQKLRSSVQIHAKGPESTKFRMKWMSRCTELFGVRNCHQMDVNSLVNLFQEMYSKRTLDFPPDTISRYSI; translated from the coding sequence GCACCAAAATCACTTCTATTGGCTCATCAACTGCGTAATAAGAATGTACTTGTCATTGGTGCTGGCGATGTTGCATTAACGAggttaaagaaattgatacCAACAGGTTGTAAAATCACAATAATTGGACCGGAATTTAATTCGGAATTAAAGGAAGCATACTGTAGTCATTGCGATCCCAGCACAGGTATAGATGATCAATGGCAAGTAAACGGTGGTGTTTATCGTTGTATCCCTGAAAAGTTCCAAGATGATTATCTTTCACTCTATCAAGATGGCGTTAATTCAAATTGGGCACTCATACTAGTTTGTATACCAGATGGTACAATCAGTAAACATATCTATTCATTGGGTAAGTCTAAATTTGGtcaacaacaattgatcaatgtTGCTGACGATAAACCGATGTGTGACGTTTATTTTGGTGCAAATTGGGAAGATGAATCTTTACAAGTTTTGATAAGTTCTAATGGTGCAGGTCCAAGGTTTACCGCTTTATTAAGAGATGAGATTGGTCAAATGTTATCTGAATTACATTTAAGCAAATCTGTAGAGAACTTACAAAAGCTGAGATCTAGCGTTCAAATTCATGCTAAGGGGCCTGAATCAACAAAGTTTAGAATGAAATGGATGAGCCGCTGTACTGAATTATTTGGAGTTCGCAATTGTCATCAAATGGATGTTAATTCCCTTGTTAACCTGTTCCAAGAGATGTATTCTAAAAGGACTCTAGATTTCCCTCCTGACACAATCTCTAGGTACTCTATATAG
- the PKP2 gene encoding protein kinase PKP2 (highly similar to uniprot|P53170 Saccharomyces cerevisiae YGL059W Hypothetical ORF) has translation MKGFQKCSRRFQHSAIPFDITRIPNFTKYSAVKPINEELAPYVVETMKAFPSRSKHVNQQHYYHNWEVLIKSYAQKRPHPMSLTQLAQYYDDSTKLTKQKIINSGKFVREELAIRMAHKLSLLQQLPFCVVNNFHFVQVYESYYNIFERFRKFPQIQTLEDNSRFADFSSRILRDYNTLNLPHLVMGALECTALGLYPQDKMDALLSDLLRARISRRLIVEEHVSITNNYLSGKKENKLVLGDIFQKCAAKDYILDASRACQRFIQDMYYDKVPLPELIINGDVGLKFYFLPIHLRYLLYEILRNAYEATTKEFIRRGLDRPEPIVVTIIQNRESFLFRISDRAGGFPYNDRNIWSFGKSKEKARESLSNFHKLPGLQTVSIYDHLEPNENTPSLNKPYMNTSLDPLDHSSLTDSGLQFEKPLVKLLERSHRYKLGIGLAMCKVYADYWNGDLTLHSIQGYGTDVVLKLGNLMNHTSKLQMDRV, from the coding sequence ATGAAAGGGTTTCAGAAATGTAGTAGACGATTTCAACATAGTGCTATACCCTTTGACATCACTAGGATCCCCAATTTTACCAAGTATTCGGCTGTGAAGCCTATAAATGAAGAGCTAGCTCCCTATGTCGTTGAGACTATGAAGGCATTCCCCTCCAGATCTAAACATGTTAATCAACAGCACTACTATCATAATTGGGAGGTATTAATTAAATCTTACGCACAAAAGAGGCCACACCCCATGTCGCTGACGCAACTGGCTCAGTACTATGACGATTCCACTAAATTAACCAAGCAAAAGATAATCAATTCAGGTAAATTTGTGAGGGAAGAACTGGCCATTAGAATGGCGCATAAACTGAGTTTACTTCAACAATTACCGTTTTGCGTGGTGAATAATTTCCATTTCGTTCAAGTCTATGAATCTTACTACAATATATTTGagagatttagaaaattccCACAGATCCAAACACTGGAAGACAATTCTAGATTTGCAGACTTCTCCAGTCGGATTCTAAGGGATTATAACACTCTAAACTTACCCCATCTAGTGATGGGGGCACTTGAGTGTACCGCACTTGGTCTTTACCCACAGGATAAGATGGATGCGTTACTATCAGACCTTTTGAGAGCGCGTATTTCAAGAAGATTGATTGTTGAGGAGCATGTTAGCATTACGAATAATTATCTAAGTGGTAAGAAGGAAAACAAATTGGTTTTAGGggatattttccaaaaatgtGCCGCTAAGGATTACATATTAGACGCAAGTCGAGCCTGCCAACGATTTATCCAAGACATGTACTACGACAAAGTTCCACTTCCGGAATTGATAATTAATGGTGATGTTGGattaaaattttatttcCTACCTATTCATCTGAGGTATCTATTGTACGagattttgagaaatgcTTATGAAGCCACTACGAAGGAGTTTATTAGACGAGGGTTAGACAGACCAGAACCAATCGTAGTCACCATCATCCAGAACAGGGAATCCTTTTTGTTTAGAATTTCTGACAGGGCAGGTGGATTTCCCTACAACGACAGAAACATATGGTCATTTGGTAAATCCAAGGAAAAGGCCCGCGAATCATTATCTAATTTCCACAAATTACCAGGCCTGCAAACCGTATCTATCTATGACCATTTGGAACCTAATGAAAATACACCTTCACTGAATAAACCTTATATGAACACATCATTGGATCCCTTGGATCATTCGAGTCTCACAGATAGTGGGTTACAATTCGAAAAACCACTAGTTAAACTTTTAGAGAGATCTCATCGCTACAAACTGGGAATTGGGTTAGCCATGTGTAAGGTTTACGCAGACTATTGGAATGGTGATTTGACATTACATTCAATTCAAGGTTACGGTACGGATGTGGTATTAAAATTGGGAAATCTAATGAATCATACGAGCAAATTGCAAATGGACAGGGTATGA
- the RAD6 gene encoding E2 ubiquitin-conjugating protein RAD6 (similar to uniprot|P06104 Saccharomyces cerevisiae YGL058W RAD6 Ubiquitin-conjugating enzyme (E2) involved in postreplication repair (with Rad18p) sporulation telomere silencing and ubiquitin-mediated N-end rule protein degradation (with Ubr1p)) — protein sequence MSTPARRRLMRDFKRMKEDAPPGVSASPLPDNVMVWNAMIIGPADTPYEDGTFRLLLEFDEEYPNKPPHVKFLSEMFHPNVYANGEICLDILQNRWTPTYDVASILTSIQSLFNDPNPASPANVEAATLFKDHKSQYIKRVKETVEKSWEDDMDDMDEDEEDEEDGDN from the exons ATGTCGACACcagcaagaagaagactCATGAGAGACTTTAAA CGCATGAAAGAAGATGCACCACCAGGCGTATCGGCATCGCCATTGCCTGATAATGTTATGGTATGGAATGCAATGATTATTGGACCGGCTGATACACCATATGAAGATGGTACATTTAGACTACTATtagaatttgatgaagagtaCCCTAATAAACCACCACATGTTAAATTCCTAAGTGAAATGTTCCATCCAAATGTTTATGCCAATGGAGAGATATGTCTTGATATTTTGCAGAATAGGTGGACACCGACTTATGACGTAGCGTCCATACTTACGTCGATTCAAAGTCTTTTCAATGATCCAAATCCTGCGTCTCCAGCTAATGTAGAGGCAGCAACTTTATTTAAAGATCATAAATCTCAATATATCAAAAGGGTCAAGGAAACTGTAGAAAAATCGTGGGAGGATGACATGGATgatatggatgaagatgaggaagatgaggaagatggaGATAActaa